Proteins found in one Polyodon spathula isolate WHYD16114869_AA chromosome 10, ASM1765450v1, whole genome shotgun sequence genomic segment:
- the LOC121321956 gene encoding CD63 antigen-like — MNKETSKLLWIKCALLALDFVFWLSGVVLICVGGSVELEFVDVAVVVREVTSHAAVVLAIIGGIVFFLSLIGCIAVIGENNSMIKGFTVIMCIVFTVEIGVGLFAYFHRGAVHSNMVNLYMKTLRRYSTERRIQISVDRLQKEFECCGAMDYTDWFNATVGKAVPDSCCIKEKPQCGSAVQSHAKDNIHLQAFSYEVTLVKFYADFTD, encoded by the exons ATGAATAAAGAAACATCCAAATTGTTGTGGATTAAATGTGCACTCCTCGCGCTAGACTTCGTTTTTTGG ctTTCAGGTGTTGTATTGATATGTGTTGGTGGGTCTGTGGAGCTTGAATTCGTGGATGTGGCTGTGGTGGTCAGAGAGGTTACTTCTCATGCGGCTGTGGTACTTGCGATTATTGGGGGCATCGTGTTCTTTCTGTCGCTCATCGGCTGCATTGCTGTTATAGGAGAGAATAATTCAATGATCAAAGGG TTTACGGTTATCATGTGCATCGTCTTCACTGTGGAGATAGGGGTTGGATTATTTGCCTACTTTCATAGAGGAGCA GTCCACAGCAATATGGTGAATTTGTATATGAAAACCCTCCGGAGATATTCCACGGAGCGTCGGATACAAATATCGGTGGACAGATTGCAGAAAGAG TTTGAGTGTTGTGGTGCCATGGATTACACAGACTGGTTCAATGCCACAGTTGGAAAAGCTGTCCCAGACAGTTGCTGCATCAAAGAGAAACCACAATGTGGGTCTGCCGTCCAGAGCCATGCCAAAGATAACATTCATCTTCAG GCTTTTTCTTATGAAGTAACTCTAGTCAAGTTTTATGCAGACTTCACTGACTGA